In the genome of Solibacillus silvestris, one region contains:
- a CDS encoding metal-dependent phosphohydrolase, with amino-acid sequence MKKTSLLQEEKRSTVLFLWLFYVVFFVYEIFYNNLFPTFPWSDVNTKSRVWYDFLFVKFGVMIALIPLSIYLIKKAKTESVKYILFFCYFLTNLFSDIFYYKDSTLPYTSGNMVELVVILFSPIFVSKKFTYYITLGLLLKYVLVGIFIRDILVLFPISILIVLSFISFILLHRFLNYIKALKYSYDEQLESIVKGVIATLELKDPYTRGHSERVAAYAMNMAEATGKFKPSELNNFYYACLLHDIGKVNIPDSILTKSGSLTDEEYDIIKTHPVVGAEAIRDVDGIADNIDVIYHHHERWDGKGYPGGLAGENIPFLARVTAVADAFDAMTSSRSYRPALQFEVAHQRILEGQGNQFDPQLIELFKQIYPQWVNIAKTYRKGVDMRGGEKHENSQTE; translated from the coding sequence ATGAAAAAAACATCATTGTTACAAGAAGAAAAGCGTTCAACTGTATTATTTTTATGGTTATTTTATGTGGTATTTTTTGTTTATGAAATCTTCTATAATAATCTTTTTCCAACATTTCCATGGAGCGATGTTAATACAAAAAGTAGGGTATGGTACGATTTTTTATTTGTTAAATTCGGAGTCATGATTGCACTAATTCCATTATCAATATATTTAATAAAAAAAGCGAAAACAGAATCTGTAAAATACATATTATTTTTCTGTTATTTTTTAACTAATTTATTTTCTGATATATTCTATTATAAAGATAGCACTCTTCCCTACACTAGTGGAAATATGGTAGAACTTGTAGTTATTCTTTTCTCTCCAATTTTTGTGAGTAAGAAATTTACATATTATATAACACTTGGTTTACTACTGAAATATGTATTAGTTGGTATATTTATACGGGATATACTGGTATTGTTCCCAATTAGTATATTAATTGTCTTATCATTTATTTCATTTATCCTACTTCATCGCTTTTTAAATTATATTAAAGCATTAAAGTATTCATATGATGAACAGTTGGAAAGTATTGTTAAAGGGGTTATTGCTACATTGGAATTGAAGGATCCATATACGCGTGGCCATAGTGAACGGGTTGCAGCATATGCAATGAATATGGCAGAAGCCACTGGGAAATTTAAACCTTCCGAATTAAATAATTTTTATTATGCATGTCTTTTGCATGATATTGGAAAAGTGAATATACCGGATTCGATTTTGACAAAGTCTGGTAGTTTGACGGATGAAGAGTATGATATAATTAAGACACACCCGGTTGTTGGCGCCGAAGCTATTCGAGACGTTGATGGAATTGCCGATAATATTGATGTAATTTATCATCATCATGAAAGATGGGACGGAAAAGGATATCCAGGGGGACTCGCAGGAGAAAATATCCCATTTTTAGCGAGAGTTACTGCGGTAGCGGATGCTTTTGATGCGATGACTTCATCCAGATCGTATCGTCCTGCATTACAATTTGAAGTAGCCCATCAAAGAATTCTTGAAGGTCAAGGGAATCAGTTCGATCCACAACTGATAGAATTATTTAAACAGATTTATCCTCAATGGGTAAATATTGCTAAGACATATCGTAAAGGTGTGGATATGAGAGGAGGAGAGAAGCATGAAAATTCGCAAACTGAATAA
- a CDS encoding nucleoside-diphosphate sugar epimerase, producing the protein MSKKKEIKKLKDHAFADLCLIEKEFQQIVKNTSNKAGTFKWLELLSDYELEEFYGRRRDRKYATLTVELYSLIEQLLKDIYKVIFKRKYRNKSDNNIILDLEEQLGDNLIFKNNTKLLANLRSCIVHEEFSLKAARRKINIKKKNRILFKQLMKDVDLYIENIKLK; encoded by the coding sequence TTGAGTAAAAAGAAAGAAATCAAAAAATTAAAAGATCATGCATTTGCAGATCTTTGTTTAATCGAAAAAGAATTTCAGCAAATTGTAAAAAATACTTCGAATAAAGCTGGTACTTTTAAATGGCTGGAGCTATTAAGCGATTATGAATTGGAGGAATTTTACGGTCGGCGCAGAGACCGTAAATACGCTACGCTCACAGTTGAGTTATATTCATTAATTGAACAACTGTTAAAAGACATTTATAAAGTTATTTTCAAACGTAAATATAGAAATAAATCGGATAACAATATAATCCTTGATTTAGAGGAACAGTTGGGTGATAACTTAATTTTTAAGAATAATACTAAATTATTGGCGAATCTCAGAAGTTGTATTGTTCATGAAGAATTCTCTTTAAAGGCTGCAAGAAGAAAAATAAACATTAAAAAGAAAAATAGAATATTATTTAAACAATTAATGAAAGATGTTGATCTGTATATAGAAAATATAAAGCTGAAATAA
- a CDS encoding metallophosphatase, translated as MKLLIMSDTHGDEEIIERVKGYHPDAYKVIHCGDSELPYAHPLMQGIECVKGNCDHDQNYLEEMLFQVNGDRVYVTHGHLYDVKNSPMKLIYRAKEVGAQIVCFGHSHILGAEYIDDILFINPGSLLKPRRIKEKSFVTLTTTPTHFTLQCYDDNNNLIDELFYER; from the coding sequence ATGAAGCTATTGATTATGAGTGATACACATGGTGACGAGGAAATCATTGAACGTGTAAAGGGCTACCATCCAGATGCGTATAAAGTGATCCATTGTGGCGATAGTGAATTGCCGTATGCGCATCCTCTTATGCAAGGGATAGAGTGTGTGAAAGGTAATTGTGATCATGACCAGAACTATTTGGAGGAGATGCTGTTTCAGGTAAATGGAGATCGTGTGTATGTGACACACGGGCATTTATACGATGTGAAAAACTCTCCGATGAAACTGATTTACCGCGCAAAGGAAGTCGGCGCACAAATCGTATGTTTTGGTCATTCACATATACTTGGCGCGGAATATATCGATGACATTTTATTTATTAATCCGGGTAGCTTACTAAAGCCTCGACGGATAAAAGAAAAATCATTTGTCACACTTACTACAACTCCAACGCATTTTACATTACAATGTTATGATGATAATAATAATTTGATTGATGAATTATTTTATGAACGTTAA
- a CDS encoding peptidase, whose product MKVSLQSEITLYPLSIRKDKKHYIVEEPISGDFFELPEIGVDAIKRLEQGEELVSIEHALKTSYPDEEVDIIDFVEQLLELGLVQEVDGVLVKKEQSKSTSRSGGFLWIPHSVGRIFFNGVMNKIYLLLLVANIVMLILNPNLFPLYKDIFLFDSMMLNIISYLFISLLLILIHEFGHILAIRSHDLPAKLSIGNRLIFIVFETDLTQAWKLDPKKRNILYLAGLSFEQVILFLSLGAMLLFPDAGIIGILGIIVLDIFIKFIYQCCFYMKTDVYYVVENITGCYNLMENGKIYLNSRFKKRRKDEEINKELFQGEWNLIRLYSVFYIVGIVLTLILAVLYFVPQLYYTYTTIYLNLLGTGDRAAFWDAIAFLIMTMLMLVLLMYVANKQRHENS is encoded by the coding sequence TTGAAGGTATCCTTGCAATCCGAAATAACGTTATATCCGTTATCCATTCGAAAAGATAAAAAACATTATATTGTAGAAGAGCCGATTTCAGGTGATTTCTTCGAATTGCCTGAGATAGGTGTGGATGCCATCAAACGTTTGGAACAAGGTGAGGAACTTGTTTCAATTGAACATGCATTAAAAACTTCATATCCAGATGAAGAAGTGGATATTATAGATTTTGTGGAGCAACTATTGGAGTTAGGACTTGTTCAAGAAGTGGATGGTGTGCTCGTTAAGAAAGAGCAGTCTAAATCCACATCACGTTCGGGTGGTTTCCTATGGATTCCGCATTCGGTGGGGCGCATATTTTTTAATGGAGTGATGAACAAGATCTACTTGCTTTTGCTCGTAGCGAACATCGTCATGCTCATACTGAATCCGAATCTTTTCCCCCTTTACAAAGATATATTTCTCTTTGATTCTATGATGCTGAATATTATAAGCTATTTATTTATATCTTTATTATTAATTTTAATACATGAATTTGGACATATCCTTGCCATTCGATCACATGACTTGCCGGCTAAATTAAGTATTGGAAATCGGCTGATATTTATTGTTTTTGAAACAGACCTCACTCAAGCTTGGAAGCTCGATCCCAAAAAGAGAAATATACTGTACCTTGCCGGACTGTCCTTTGAGCAAGTAATTCTTTTCCTTTCACTTGGTGCAATGCTTCTTTTTCCGGATGCGGGCATTATAGGAATTCTCGGGATCATCGTTTTGGATATTTTCATTAAATTTATCTATCAATGCTGTTTCTATATGAAAACCGATGTTTATTATGTTGTAGAAAATATAACAGGCTGTTATAACTTGATGGAAAACGGCAAAATCTATTTGAACTCCAGATTTAAGAAACGACGAAAAGATGAGGAAATTAATAAAGAGTTGTTCCAGGGAGAATGGAACTTGATCCGTCTGTATAGTGTGTTTTACATAGTTGGAATTGTTTTAACATTAATTTTGGCCGTGTTGTATTTTGTACCACAGCTTTATTACACTTATACTACTATTTATTTAAATCTTCTCGGAACAGGCGATCGTGCCGCGTTTTGGGATGCCATTGCATTTTTGATCATGACAATGCTCATGCTTGTTCTGCTGATGTATGTTGCAAATAAACAAAGGCATGAGAACAGTTAG
- a CDS encoding ribonuclease PH, translated as MTRHDLRAVNELRPVQIDNNYLMHPEGSVLITVGNTKVICTATIEEKVPGFLRGQGKGWITAEYSMLPRATEQRTRRESSAGKVSGRTMEIQRLIGRALRAVVDLEALGEKTVWIDCDVIQADGGTRTASITGAFVAMTQAIAKLGVDKPFVKFPVTDYLAATSVGKLENIGAVLDLNYVEDSAAQVDMNVIMTGAGEFVELQGTGEEATFSRSELNELLDLGEAGIAQLIEMQKTALGDTANLIGKVEA; from the coding sequence ATGACTAGACATGACTTACGAGCTGTGAATGAATTACGTCCAGTTCAAATTGATAATAATTATTTAATGCATCCGGAAGGCTCGGTATTAATAACCGTTGGAAATACAAAGGTGATTTGTACTGCAACGATTGAAGAAAAAGTACCTGGTTTTTTACGTGGACAAGGTAAAGGTTGGATTACGGCTGAATATTCCATGCTACCACGCGCTACAGAGCAACGCACACGTCGTGAAAGCTCTGCAGGGAAGGTAAGTGGCCGCACGATGGAAATTCAACGCTTAATCGGCCGTGCATTACGTGCTGTCGTTGATTTAGAAGCTCTTGGCGAAAAAACGGTATGGATTGACTGTGACGTGATTCAGGCAGATGGTGGAACCCGTACGGCATCGATTACAGGTGCATTTGTAGCGATGACACAGGCAATTGCGAAATTAGGCGTTGACAAGCCATTCGTGAAATTTCCAGTAACAGATTATTTAGCTGCAACTAGTGTCGGAAAACTAGAAAATATTGGCGCAGTTTTGGATTTAAACTATGTAGAAGATTCAGCTGCACAAGTCGATATGAACGTTATTATGACAGGTGCCGGCGAATTTGTGGAGTTACAAGGAACAGGCGAAGAAGCGACATTCAGCCGCTCAGAACTAAATGAATTGCTCGATTTAGGAGAAGCCGGGATTGCGCAGCTAATCGAGATGCAGAAAACAGCACTAGGTGACACCGCAAACTTGATTGGAAAGGTGGAAGCATAA
- a CDS encoding chemotaxis protein, with amino-acid sequence MKTFPPNNSTTQILNETSVLTALESNLAMIEFNLNKEVIWVNENFAKTLGYTVGEMKKMVHKEFCPLDFRNSSAYEELWDCLGKGEKYQGKIQRLGKTGNLLWLEATYIPIMDDEGQVEAVLKIATNITERENSTIKITSQLKEMPTELVNLVVENSMEKIQAIKSLEQQIDLITNTTKIIRNISMQTNVLALNAAIEAARVGEQGRGFKVVADEVRKLASNVDHAIKNVNTNIENITSEALKVSKITDDLQRTVSETQSKFSKTIEEFEGVIK; translated from the coding sequence ATGAAAACTTTTCCGCCTAACAATAGCACGACACAAATTTTAAATGAAACATCTGTATTGACTGCACTAGAATCAAATTTGGCCATGATAGAATTTAACCTAAACAAAGAGGTTATTTGGGTAAATGAAAATTTCGCTAAAACATTAGGATATACAGTAGGTGAAATGAAAAAGATGGTACATAAAGAGTTTTGTCCACTTGATTTCAGAAACAGCAGCGCCTATGAAGAATTATGGGATTGTCTTGGTAAAGGGGAAAAGTATCAGGGCAAAATCCAAAGGCTTGGGAAAACGGGGAATCTACTTTGGTTGGAGGCTACCTATATTCCAATTATGGATGACGAAGGGCAAGTAGAAGCTGTACTTAAAATTGCAACTAATATTACAGAGCGGGAAAATAGCACAATAAAAATTACTTCTCAATTAAAGGAAATGCCAACAGAGTTAGTAAATCTTGTTGTTGAAAATTCAATGGAAAAAATACAAGCTATTAAATCATTGGAGCAACAAATTGATTTAATTACTAATACGACTAAAATTATACGTAATATTTCGATGCAAACGAATGTACTTGCCTTAAATGCTGCAATCGAAGCAGCCCGTGTAGGAGAGCAGGGGCGCGGTTTTAAAGTTGTGGCAGATGAAGTTCGGAAATTGGCCAGCAATGTTGATCATGCCATTAAAAATGTGAATACGAACATAGAAAATATTACAAGTGAAGCTTTAAAAGTCAGTAAAATAACAGATGATCTACAAAGAACCGTCTCAGAAACTCAATCAAAGTTTAGTAAGACTATTGAAGAATTTGAAGGGGTTATTAAATAA
- a CDS encoding aldehyde dehydrogenase, which yields MNKKWNKQFIGGEWREGNSERVYVDQNPYNEETIAEIRLANEKDIDEAYKAAKDAQEEWAQVNAYQRQAIIEKAAQIVERRREEIVQILVEENGASHTKANIEISGAIGIMKESATFPLRMHGQIMPSIIPGKENRVYHNPAGVVGIISPFNFPFHLTMRSLAPALATGNGAVLKPDLQTMISGGLILGEIFEEAGIPKGLLNITVCSSSEIKDAFVEHPIPQIISFTGSTQVGRHIGELCGRNLKRVALELGGNNVMLVLKDADVQRAAASAAFGKFLNSGQICMSLNRIVVERPVYESFLKAFVDRASKIKYGDPRNDDVVVGPLINHKQIERIQKLIDQSIEQGAEYALKGEVKGNVLAPTILTKVTNDMPIAQEEIFGPAVGVIVVDSEEEAIRVANDSDYGLSGAVHAGTTEHGVEVAKQIITGMIHVNDQGVNDEPIVAFGGEKASGLGRYGGEWAIHEFTTTKWISVQTDPREYPF from the coding sequence ATGAATAAAAAATGGAACAAACAGTTTATTGGTGGCGAATGGAGAGAAGGAAACAGCGAAAGAGTTTACGTTGATCAGAATCCATATAATGAGGAAACGATTGCAGAAATCCGGTTGGCAAATGAAAAGGACATAGATGAGGCATATAAGGCTGCCAAAGACGCACAAGAAGAATGGGCGCAGGTCAATGCCTATCAAAGACAAGCAATCATAGAAAAAGCTGCACAAATTGTAGAACGACGTAGAGAAGAAATCGTGCAGATTTTAGTGGAGGAGAATGGGGCTTCCCATACAAAAGCGAACATTGAAATTAGTGGCGCAATTGGCATTATGAAAGAGTCTGCTACATTTCCTCTCCGGATGCATGGACAAATAATGCCATCCATTATTCCTGGGAAAGAGAACCGGGTATATCATAATCCTGCTGGGGTAGTGGGGATCATTAGTCCATTTAATTTCCCCTTTCATTTAACGATGCGTTCCCTTGCTCCTGCTTTGGCAACAGGCAATGGGGCTGTGCTTAAACCTGATTTGCAGACGATGATATCAGGCGGACTCATTCTAGGTGAAATTTTTGAAGAGGCTGGCATCCCTAAAGGATTACTAAATATAACGGTTTGCAGCTCATCAGAAATTAAAGATGCATTTGTTGAACATCCGATTCCTCAAATTATTTCTTTTACCGGTTCTACACAGGTAGGGCGCCATATTGGGGAGCTTTGTGGAAGAAACCTGAAACGTGTCGCTCTGGAACTTGGCGGAAACAATGTCATGCTCGTTTTGAAAGATGCTGATGTGCAAAGAGCAGCTGCTTCTGCTGCCTTCGGTAAATTTTTAAACAGCGGACAAATTTGTATGTCGCTTAATCGGATTGTTGTTGAACGCCCAGTATATGAATCTTTTCTAAAAGCATTTGTGGATAGAGCATCCAAGATCAAATACGGGGATCCGAGAAATGATGATGTAGTTGTCGGTCCGCTTATTAATCATAAACAAATCGAACGGATTCAAAAGTTAATTGATCAAAGCATCGAGCAAGGAGCGGAATACGCCCTTAAAGGGGAAGTAAAAGGCAATGTGCTGGCTCCTACTATTTTGACGAAGGTTACGAATGATATGCCGATAGCGCAGGAAGAAATTTTTGGACCTGCTGTAGGTGTTATTGTTGTAGATAGTGAAGAAGAAGCGATTCGTGTTGCGAATGACAGCGACTATGGACTGAGCGGTGCTGTTCATGCCGGTACAACAGAACATGGCGTGGAAGTAGCGAAACAGATTATAACGGGAATGATTCACGTTAATGACCAGGGAGTCAATGATGAACCGATTGTAGCCTTTGGTGGGGAGAAAGCTTCAGGGTTAGGCCGATATGGCGGCGAATGGGCAATCCATGAATTTACAACGACAAAATGGATTTCTGTACAGACAGACCCACGAGAGTATCCGTTTTAA
- a CDS encoding non-canonical purine NTP pyrophosphatase (hydrolyzes non-standard nucleotides such as xanthine and inosine), with protein sequence MKQVVIATKNKGKAKDFEALFGPFGYEVVTMFEVAPDVEIEETGTTFEENAILKAETLAKMLGQIVIADDSGLAIDTLNGEPGVYSARYAGDHDDEANMVKVLENMKDVPEDQRTARFCCALAIAGPNMETKTVFGTCEGMIAYEKKGTNGFGYDPIFYVPALEKHMAELSAEEKGAISHRGNAIRKLALQLAEFLK encoded by the coding sequence ATGAAACAAGTAGTAATCGCAACAAAGAACAAAGGAAAAGCGAAAGACTTTGAAGCACTATTCGGACCATTCGGCTATGAAGTTGTCACAATGTTTGAGGTTGCTCCAGATGTGGAAATTGAAGAGACAGGTACGACTTTTGAAGAAAACGCAATTTTAAAAGCGGAAACATTAGCGAAGATGCTCGGTCAAATCGTAATTGCTGACGACAGCGGTTTAGCGATCGATACATTAAATGGTGAGCCTGGAGTGTATTCAGCACGATATGCCGGTGATCATGACGATGAAGCGAATATGGTAAAAGTGCTGGAAAACATGAAGGACGTTCCGGAAGACCAGCGTACAGCCCGTTTCTGCTGTGCATTGGCGATTGCAGGTCCGAATATGGAAACGAAAACGGTATTTGGCACATGTGAAGGCATGATAGCATATGAAAAGAAGGGAACAAACGGATTCGGTTATGACCCGATTTTTTATGTACCTGCATTGGAAAAGCATATGGCTGAGCTGTCTGCCGAAGAAAAAGGTGCCATTTCACACCGAGGCAATGCCATTCGTAAACTGGCATTGCAGTTAGCGGAATTTCTGAAATAA